One Bradyrhizobium sp. CCGB12 genomic window carries:
- a CDS encoding Flp family type IVb pilin, translated as MTNILKSFIADERGATAIEYGLIAAGIALAIITVVNGLGSRLSTKFASISTSLK; from the coding sequence ATGACGAACATTCTGAAGAGCTTCATCGCCGACGAGCGTGGTGCGACCGCGATCGAATACGGCCTGATCGCCGCCGGCATCGCGCTTGCGATCATCACCGTGGTGAACGGCTTGGGCAGCAGGCTCAGCACGAAATTCGCATCGATCAGCACGTCGCTTAAGTAG
- a CDS encoding alpha-hydroxy acid oxidase, translating to MNDAPRIRPERNVELGASNEPFQNLHEFIRKARANLNQNAWDYIVGAAETETTMRRNRMALDEIAFRPRVLRDVRKVDGSVEQLGRRMRLPVVLAPVGALEIFDPDGAASVARAAGTFGAAHMLSSVSDPGLEKTAEAAPDALRLYQLYVRGDDAFVADVVSRSEKNGYGAFCLTVDTAHYSRRERDIAKRYVRESRLRATGGDYQKGLEWRTVKMIKDKFRIPLIIKGIATAEDAQIAIDHGVDWIYVSNHGGRQLDHGRGAMHVLPEIVEAVKGRAKIMVDGGFCRGTDIVKAIAAGADLVGIGRLQCWALAAAGEAGVLRMLELLEDEVLRCLGLLGATSFAEVDKSCLHQATATNAPSVFSAFPLFDHDPYRY from the coding sequence ATGAACGACGCGCCCCGCATCCGGCCGGAAAGGAACGTCGAACTCGGCGCCAGCAACGAGCCGTTCCAGAACCTGCACGAATTCATCCGGAAGGCGCGCGCCAACCTCAACCAGAATGCCTGGGACTACATCGTCGGCGCTGCCGAAACCGAGACCACGATGCGCCGCAACCGCATGGCACTGGACGAGATCGCCTTCCGCCCGCGCGTGCTGCGGGACGTTCGCAAGGTCGATGGCTCCGTCGAGCAGCTCGGCCGCAGGATGCGTCTGCCGGTGGTGCTTGCCCCCGTCGGTGCGCTGGAGATCTTCGATCCCGATGGCGCAGCCAGCGTGGCGCGCGCCGCCGGCACCTTTGGTGCGGCACACATGCTGAGCTCGGTCTCGGATCCCGGCCTGGAGAAGACCGCGGAGGCCGCGCCCGATGCGCTGCGGCTCTATCAGCTCTATGTCCGCGGCGACGACGCCTTCGTCGCGGATGTGGTCAGCCGAAGCGAGAAGAACGGCTACGGCGCGTTCTGCCTGACCGTCGACACCGCCCATTACAGCCGTCGTGAACGCGACATCGCCAAGCGCTACGTTCGCGAGAGCCGCCTGCGCGCGACCGGCGGCGACTACCAGAAGGGCCTGGAATGGCGGACGGTGAAGATGATCAAGGACAAGTTCAGGATTCCGCTGATCATCAAGGGCATCGCCACCGCCGAGGACGCCCAGATCGCGATCGATCACGGTGTCGACTGGATCTACGTCTCCAACCATGGCGGCCGTCAGCTCGATCATGGCCGCGGCGCCATGCATGTGCTGCCTGAAATCGTCGAGGCCGTGAAGGGCCGCGCCAAGATCATGGTCGATGGCGGCTTCTGCCGCGGCACCGACATCGTCAAGGCCATCGCGGCGGGCGCCGACCTGGTCGGCATCGGCCGACTGCAATGCTGGGCACTGGCGGCGGCCGGCGAAGCCGGCGTGCTGCGCATGCTGGAGCTGCTGGAGGATGAAGTGCTGCGCTGCCTCGGCCTGTTGGGTGCCACCTCGTTCGCCGAGGTCGACAAGTCCTGCCTGCATCAGGCGACCGCAACCAATGCGCCGAGCGTGTTCAGCGCCTTCCCGCTGTTCGACCACGACCCATATCGCTACTGA
- a CDS encoding S41 family peptidase, translating into MRKNLLFPLGALTGACLTLLVASPHGGVWAARAAASADDAYSQLNLFGAVFERVKASYVEKPDNAKLIEGAITGMVTSLDPHSRYMNAKAWTEMQETTSGEFGGLGIEVTMEDGLVKVVSPIDDTPASKAGIMSGDLISKIDGEAVQGMTLEQAVNKMKGPVDTKTKLTIVRKGADAPLDVAITREIIHVRPVRFHVENGDIGYIRITSFNEQTTDGLKKAIASITKDVPQEKLAGYVVDLRNNPGGLLDQAVSVSSAFLQRGEVVSTRGRNPEETQRFTAHGGDLTKGKPLVVLINGGSASASEIVSGALHDHKRATLIGTRSFGKGSVQTIIPLGAGNGALALTTARYYTPSGRSIQAQGVAPDIEILQDVPPELKGRMDTIAESQMRGHLSAADGTEQTGSQSYVPPKEEDDKALHAAFDFLHGVTANAVAAKPAPKAAVPN; encoded by the coding sequence ATGCGGAAAAACCTGCTGTTCCCCCTGGGCGCGCTCACGGGAGCGTGTCTGACCCTTCTGGTAGCCAGTCCCCACGGCGGCGTATGGGCGGCGCGGGCGGCGGCGAGCGCGGATGATGCCTATTCCCAGCTCAACTTGTTCGGCGCCGTGTTCGAGCGCGTGAAGGCGAGCTATGTCGAGAAGCCCGACAATGCCAAGCTGATCGAAGGCGCGATCACGGGCATGGTGACCTCGCTCGATCCGCATTCGCGCTACATGAATGCCAAGGCCTGGACCGAGATGCAGGAGACCACCTCCGGCGAGTTCGGCGGGCTCGGCATCGAGGTCACGATGGAGGACGGCCTCGTCAAGGTCGTCTCGCCGATCGACGACACGCCGGCCTCGAAGGCCGGCATCATGTCCGGCGACCTCATCAGCAAGATCGACGGCGAGGCCGTGCAGGGCATGACGCTCGAGCAGGCCGTCAACAAGATGAAGGGCCCGGTCGATACCAAGACCAAGCTCACCATCGTGCGCAAGGGCGCCGACGCGCCGCTCGATGTCGCGATCACGCGCGAGATCATCCACGTGCGCCCGGTGCGCTTCCACGTCGAGAACGGCGACATCGGCTATATCCGGATCACCTCGTTCAACGAGCAGACCACGGACGGCCTGAAGAAGGCGATCGCCTCGATCACCAAGGACGTGCCGCAGGAGAAGCTCGCGGGCTACGTGGTGGACCTGCGTAACAATCCGGGCGGACTGCTCGACCAGGCCGTGTCGGTCTCGAGCGCGTTCCTGCAGCGTGGTGAAGTCGTCTCGACCCGCGGCCGCAATCCGGAAGAGACCCAGCGTTTCACGGCCCATGGCGGTGACCTCACCAAGGGCAAGCCGCTGGTGGTGCTGATCAACGGCGGTTCGGCCTCGGCCTCCGAGATCGTCTCCGGCGCGCTGCATGACCATAAGCGCGCCACGCTGATCGGCACGCGTTCGTTCGGCAAGGGCTCGGTGCAGACCATCATTCCGCTCGGCGCCGGCAATGGCGCGCTGGCGCTGACCACGGCGCGCTATTACACCCCGTCGGGCCGCTCGATCCAGGCCCAGGGCGTCGCGCCCGATATCGAGATCCTCCAGGACGTGCCGCCGGAGCTGAAGGGCCGGATGGATACTATCGCGGAATCCCAGATGCGCGGGCATCTGTCCGCCGCCGACGGTACCGAGCAGACCGGCTCGCAGTCCTACGTCCCGCCGAAGGAGGAGGACGACAAGGCTCTGCATGCGGCTTTCGACTTCCTGCACGGCGTCACCGCGAATGCGGTTGCCGCCAAGCCCGCGCCGAAGGCGGCGGTGCCGAACTGA
- the moaC gene encoding cyclic pyranopterin monophosphate synthase MoaC, translating to MARKPSGTKPAKIKAGPTLTHIGASGEARMVDVSDKPATERLAVAEGRVIMTKATLDLIVSGNAKKGDVLGTARIAGIMAAKRTSELIPLCHPLALSKVTVDIEPDAKLPGCLVRASVKVTGPTGVEMEALTAVSVACLTVYDMIKAVERGVRIEGIHLVEKLGGKSGHYRA from the coding sequence ATGGCGCGCAAGCCGTCCGGGACAAAGCCCGCCAAGATCAAGGCCGGCCCCACCCTCACCCATATCGGTGCCTCCGGCGAGGCGCGGATGGTCGACGTGTCGGACAAGCCGGCGACCGAGCGGCTGGCAGTCGCCGAAGGCCGCGTCATCATGACCAAGGCGACGCTCGATCTGATCGTGTCCGGCAACGCCAAGAAGGGCGACGTGCTCGGGACCGCGCGCATCGCCGGCATCATGGCCGCCAAGCGCACCTCCGAGCTGATCCCGCTCTGCCATCCGCTCGCGCTGTCGAAGGTGACGGTCGACATCGAACCCGACGCCAAACTGCCGGGCTGCCTCGTCCGCGCCAGCGTGAAGGTCACCGGCCCGACCGGCGTCGAGATGGAGGCGCTCACCGCCGTCTCCGTCGCCTGCCTCACCGTCTACGACATGATCAAGGCGGTCGAGCGCGGCGTGCGCATCGAGGGCATCCATCTCGTCGAGAAGCTCGGCGGCAAGTCCGGCCATTACCGCGCCTGA
- the glp gene encoding gephyrin-like molybdotransferase Glp, producing the protein MALMPVSDALAAVLAGAEPLPDEMIALAEAFHRVLAHDVAARRTQPPEAMSAMDGYAVRAADAATIDSKLTVIGEVGAGRPFAGAVGGGEAVRIFTGGVVPDGADAVVIQEDTVADGKRITVKEAAIAGRHIRPAGVDFSEGDVLLRKGSRLTERDLALAAAMNHPQLAVCRRPKVAILATGDELVMPGTTPGHGQIVYSNGYALHALARSEGADTIDLGIAADTLEATTAGIRRAREGGADILITTGGASVGDHDLVQQALRDEGISMAFWKIAMRPGKPMMHGRLGTMRVIGLPGNPVSSYVCAFLFMVPLIRALSGRSVIHHRHERAVLGRAVDANDMRADYLRARLEERDDGTLVALPVHHQDSSLLANLAAAQALLVRMPFAPKAEAGTPCEVLRLPV; encoded by the coding sequence TTGGCCCTCATGCCAGTTTCTGACGCGCTTGCCGCGGTGCTGGCGGGTGCGGAGCCGCTGCCTGACGAGATGATCGCGCTCGCTGAAGCCTTCCACCGTGTGCTCGCGCACGACGTCGCGGCGCGGCGCACGCAACCACCGGAAGCTATGTCGGCGATGGATGGCTATGCCGTGCGCGCGGCCGACGCGGCGACCATTGATTCCAAGCTGACGGTGATCGGCGAGGTTGGGGCGGGCCGGCCGTTTGCCGGGGCGGTCGGCGGCGGCGAAGCGGTACGGATCTTCACCGGCGGCGTGGTCCCCGATGGCGCGGACGCGGTCGTGATCCAGGAGGACACGGTTGCCGACGGCAAGCGCATCACGGTCAAGGAAGCCGCAATTGCCGGTCGGCACATCCGCCCCGCCGGCGTCGACTTCTCCGAAGGCGATGTGCTCCTGCGCAAGGGATCCCGCCTCACCGAGCGCGATCTCGCGCTCGCCGCCGCCATGAATCACCCGCAGCTTGCCGTCTGCCGCCGTCCAAAGGTCGCGATCCTCGCCACCGGCGACGAACTGGTGATGCCGGGCACCACGCCCGGCCACGGCCAGATCGTCTATTCCAACGGCTACGCCCTGCACGCGCTCGCCCGCAGCGAGGGTGCCGATACCATCGACCTCGGCATTGCCGCCGATACGCTGGAGGCCACCACCGCTGGCATCCGCCGCGCCCGCGAGGGCGGCGCCGACATCCTGATCACGACCGGCGGCGCATCGGTCGGCGACCACGATCTGGTCCAGCAGGCGCTCCGGGACGAAGGCATCTCGATGGCGTTCTGGAAGATTGCGATGCGCCCGGGCAAGCCGATGATGCACGGGCGGCTGGGGACGATGCGGGTGATCGGCCTGCCTGGCAATCCCGTGTCATCCTATGTGTGCGCCTTCCTGTTCATGGTGCCGCTGATTCGCGCCTTGTCAGGCCGATCCGTGATTCACCACCGCCATGAGCGGGCAGTGCTCGGCCGCGCTGTGGATGCAAACGATATGCGCGCGGATTATCTTCGCGCGCGTCTGGAAGAGCGCGACGACGGCACGCTTGTCGCGCTTCCCGTGCACCATCAAGATTCCTCGCTGCTGGCGAATCTCGCTGCGGCACAGGCACTTCTCGTGCGCATGCCATTCGCGCCCAAGGCCGAAGCCGGCACGCCTTGCGAGGTGTTGCGCCTGCCCGTCTGA
- a CDS encoding EAL domain-containing protein: MMTRFGSRLFDKAFVRSGPIRWLVVGGTLLIAAIAVGATLMAQNFRERALRNSGRELENTVLLLAHHFDQQLQDFAVIQKDFVDHVRGNGINTSEDYRRRLSGQDIHRMLRSKIEALPYMGGVNVIDAEGNLINSSTAWPAPKVNVADRAYFRTFKYDPYAPDVLIEPLHSRVSGAWTILIVRKILGPNGEFLGVVGRGIEPANFEKFFASVVLGEGATISMLHRDGTLLARYPHSSELMGRNFKTGSSEHQRVFGLDHFAGRFVSPIDGDDRLISSRALPHFPILMMATTTRAAALADWREQIGILISVAASSALAIAGVLIAIVRKLLEQHRLSRERLTLEKQRLDRAVNNMTQGLLLFDAERRLVICNQRYIEMYGLSAETVKPGCSFHDIIAHRNATGSFAGNVDQYVVRVLRDVHVRNSMVVDTSDGRSIQIVNEPLADGGWVATHEDITERRRIEERITYLAHYDALTDLPNRIMFHEHLREELAAIAEGEEIAVHYIDIDEFKAVNDALGHLVGDELLKSVAQSLRRCAGPEDFVARLGGDEFAIVQSAVTSPEQVNDLVARVFLAIRTPFDCMGHHLTADASIGIALAPEHGSALDQILKNADMAMYAAKAAGRRTYRFFEPEMDAKVRERRQLEIDLRHAITHGGLEVYYQPCLSLKDDRITGCEALVRWRHPERGMVSPAEFIPIAEDTGLINEIGEWVLATACRDAASWPDDIRLAVNVSPVQFKSGTLALKIMAALATSNLPASRLELEITEAVLIRDDDAALAILHQLRAIGVRIALDDFGTGYSSLSYLHRFPFDKIKIDRCFVDDIAGPDGSASIVQAVVNLAAARRMTTTAEGVETEEQQRLLRTLGCSEMQGYLFSAAKPADKMLELFALHRSRLAQRGGEESRRREAG; this comes from the coding sequence ATGATGACGAGATTCGGCAGTCGCCTCTTTGACAAGGCCTTCGTGCGCAGCGGACCGATCCGTTGGCTGGTGGTGGGCGGCACGCTACTGATCGCGGCGATCGCCGTCGGCGCAACGCTGATGGCGCAGAATTTCCGCGAGCGCGCGCTGCGCAACTCCGGCCGCGAGCTGGAAAACACCGTGCTGCTGCTCGCCCATCATTTCGACCAGCAATTGCAGGATTTCGCGGTCATCCAGAAGGATTTTGTCGACCACGTCCGCGGGAACGGCATCAATACGAGCGAGGACTATCGTCGGCGCCTCTCCGGGCAGGACATCCACCGGATGCTGCGTTCGAAGATCGAGGCGCTGCCCTACATGGGCGGGGTCAACGTCATCGATGCCGAAGGCAATCTGATCAACTCGTCGACGGCATGGCCGGCGCCGAAAGTGAACGTTGCCGACCGCGCCTATTTCCGCACCTTCAAATACGACCCCTACGCGCCCGACGTGCTGATCGAGCCGCTGCATAGCCGCGTCTCCGGCGCCTGGACCATCTTGATCGTCCGCAAGATCCTGGGACCCAACGGCGAGTTCCTGGGCGTCGTCGGGCGCGGCATCGAGCCCGCCAATTTCGAGAAGTTCTTCGCCTCCGTCGTGCTCGGCGAAGGCGCGACGATCTCGATGCTGCATCGAGACGGCACGCTGCTCGCCCGCTATCCCCATTCGAGCGAGTTGATGGGGCGGAACTTCAAGACCGGTTCGTCCGAACACCAGAGGGTTTTCGGACTCGATCACTTCGCCGGCCGCTTCGTCAGTCCCATCGACGGCGACGACCGGCTGATCTCCTCACGCGCCCTGCCTCACTTCCCGATCCTGATGATGGCCACCACGACGCGCGCGGCCGCCCTGGCGGACTGGCGCGAGCAGATCGGCATCCTGATCTCGGTCGCCGCCTCGTCCGCGCTGGCCATCGCGGGTGTGCTGATCGCGATCGTGCGCAAGCTGCTGGAGCAGCATCGCCTCTCGCGGGAACGGCTGACGCTGGAAAAGCAGCGTCTCGACCGTGCCGTAAACAACATGACGCAGGGCCTTTTGCTGTTCGATGCCGAGCGGCGGCTCGTGATTTGCAACCAGCGCTACATCGAGATGTACGGGCTCTCGGCCGAGACCGTGAAGCCCGGTTGCAGCTTCCACGACATCATCGCGCATCGCAACGCGACCGGCTCCTTCGCCGGCAATGTCGATCAATATGTCGTGCGCGTGCTGCGCGACGTTCACGTGCGCAATTCCATGGTGGTCGACACCTCCGACGGCCGCTCGATCCAGATTGTCAACGAACCGCTCGCGGACGGTGGCTGGGTGGCGACGCATGAGGACATCACCGAGCGCCGGCGCATCGAGGAGCGCATCACCTACCTCGCCCATTACGATGCGCTGACCGACCTGCCCAACCGCATCATGTTCCACGAGCATCTGCGCGAAGAGCTGGCCGCCATCGCCGAGGGCGAAGAGATCGCGGTGCACTACATCGACATCGACGAGTTCAAGGCCGTCAACGACGCCCTTGGCCATCTCGTCGGCGACGAGCTGCTGAAGTCGGTCGCGCAGAGCCTGCGTCGCTGCGCCGGCCCAGAGGACTTCGTGGCCCGGCTCGGCGGCGACGAGTTCGCCATCGTGCAGAGTGCCGTGACCTCGCCGGAGCAGGTCAACGATCTCGTTGCACGGGTCTTCCTGGCCATCCGCACCCCCTTCGATTGCATGGGTCATCATCTCACCGCGGACGCCAGCATCGGCATTGCGCTTGCGCCGGAGCACGGCAGCGCGCTCGACCAGATACTCAAGAATGCCGACATGGCGATGTACGCGGCCAAAGCAGCGGGGCGCCGCACCTATCGCTTCTTCGAGCCGGAGATGGACGCCAAGGTCCGCGAGCGACGGCAGCTCGAGATCGACCTGCGTCACGCCATCACGCATGGCGGCCTCGAGGTCTATTACCAGCCGTGCCTCAGCCTGAAGGACGATCGCATCACCGGATGCGAGGCACTGGTGCGCTGGCGCCATCCCGAGCGCGGCATGGTCTCGCCGGCCGAATTCATCCCGATCGCCGAAGACACCGGCCTGATCAACGAGATCGGCGAATGGGTGCTGGCGACCGCGTGCAGGGACGCAGCAAGCTGGCCCGACGACATCCGCCTCGCCGTCAACGTCTCGCCCGTGCAGTTCAAGAGCGGCACGCTGGCGCTGAAGATCATGGCCGCCCTCGCCACCTCCAATCTGCCGGCGAGCCGGCTCGAGCTCGAGATCACCGAGGCCGTGCTGATCCGCGACGACGACGCGGCGCTGGCGATCCTGCACCAGCTTCGGGCCATCGGCGTGCGCATCGCGCTCGATGATTTCGGGACCGGCTACTCGTCGCTGAGCTACCTGCATCGCTTCCCGTTCGACAAGATCAAGATCGACCGCTGCTTCGTCGACGACATCGCCGGCCCCGACGGCTCCGCGAGCATCGTCCAGGCCGTCGTCAACCTCGCGGCCGCCCGCCGCATGACCACCACGGCCGAGGGCGTCGAGACCGAAGAGCAGCAGCGGCTGCTTCGCACGCTCGGCTGCTCCGAGATGCAGGGCTATCTGTTCAGCGCGGCGAAACCGGCCGACAAGATGCTGGAGCTGTTCGCGCTGCATCGCAGCCGTCTCGCCCAGCGCGGTGGCGAGGAAAGCCGCCGACGCGAGGCGGGCTAG
- a CDS encoding ComEC/Rec2 family competence protein has translation MAEPGRPVRSQGVAGTWPVGRATSASGFVPAGFGLWPAIIETLREWVRAEAGAGRLLPWVPVAFGGGIALYFAADHEPVLSVVVTTAAALMLGAVLLRRSRLFAVAIMIAAVATGFAMATWKTARIAHPVLAKPLYSVSLSGFVEARDVRERTDRFVLRVTAMEAQRSDVKLERVRLSVRKGTAPEVGSFVQLKARLMPPISPVRPGSYDFSRDMFFQGIGASGFVMGAITASVAPDAGGLRLRYAAFMQGLRDAIDARIRATLEGDNRAIATALLTGRRDAITTPVNDAMFISGLGHVLSISGYHMAVVAGVVFFAVRALLALIPGLAAGFAIKKWSAAAALVAAAFYLLLSGAEVATQRSFFMTAVVLIAVMVDRRAITFRTLAVAALIVLAVAPEALVHPSFQMSFAATLGLVALVQIGMPNLFASPDHSTTARIALWGGREIAMLFLASLIAGLATTPYAAFHFHRVTPFGVLANLGAMPVVSALVMPAGLLGLLAAPFGLDGVFWWLMGIGIDWMVAVARWVASLPGAVGRIPAFGIAPLMAASLGIIVMGLLRTPLRWSGALLLLASIAWGMSVRQPDILIAGDGASVAVRSRDGHLHVIRASKDGFLLKEWLAADADPRDAASSSLADSVSCDEAGCVAPLADGRLVALSLRIDALADDCSRAALVVTARPAPPDCAAMVIDRQRLTSQGALALTQRGDGFAVQAVRVRGTSRPWLPAGAGEGDFGGSIAPKTAAPRNRDATPAEADLQADD, from the coding sequence ATGGCGGAGCCGGGCCGGCCAGTGCGCTCCCAAGGAGTTGCCGGGACATGGCCGGTCGGCCGCGCCACATCGGCTAGCGGCTTTGTGCCGGCGGGCTTTGGCCTCTGGCCCGCAATCATCGAGACATTGCGCGAATGGGTGCGCGCCGAGGCCGGCGCCGGACGGCTGTTGCCGTGGGTGCCGGTCGCCTTCGGCGGCGGCATCGCGCTCTATTTCGCCGCCGATCACGAGCCGGTGCTGTCTGTCGTCGTCACGACCGCGGCCGCGCTCATGCTTGGCGCCGTGCTGCTGCGGCGCAGCCGCCTGTTCGCCGTCGCGATCATGATCGCGGCGGTGGCGACCGGTTTTGCCATGGCAACCTGGAAGACGGCGCGCATCGCCCATCCCGTGCTGGCCAAGCCGCTCTATTCGGTATCGCTATCGGGCTTCGTGGAAGCGCGCGACGTCCGCGAGCGTACCGACCGTTTCGTGCTGCGCGTCACCGCGATGGAGGCGCAGCGCAGCGACGTCAAGCTGGAGCGCGTGCGTCTTTCGGTGCGCAAGGGGACGGCACCCGAGGTCGGCAGCTTCGTGCAGCTGAAGGCGCGGCTGATGCCGCCGATCTCGCCGGTGCGCCCCGGCAGCTACGATTTCTCCCGGGACATGTTCTTTCAAGGCATCGGCGCCTCCGGCTTCGTGATGGGCGCGATCACGGCTTCGGTGGCGCCCGATGCCGGTGGCTTGCGGCTGCGCTACGCGGCCTTCATGCAGGGTCTGCGCGATGCGATCGACGCGCGTATCCGTGCGACGCTCGAGGGCGACAACCGTGCAATCGCGACGGCGCTGCTCACCGGGCGGCGCGATGCCATCACGACGCCCGTCAACGATGCCATGTTCATCTCGGGGCTCGGTCATGTGCTGTCGATTTCCGGCTATCACATGGCGGTCGTCGCCGGTGTCGTGTTCTTCGCGGTGCGTGCGCTGCTGGCACTGATCCCAGGGCTGGCGGCCGGCTTTGCCATCAAGAAATGGTCGGCGGCCGCGGCGCTGGTCGCGGCTGCGTTCTACCTGCTGCTGTCAGGCGCGGAGGTCGCGACGCAACGCTCCTTCTTCATGACCGCGGTGGTGCTGATCGCGGTCATGGTCGATCGCCGCGCCATCACCTTCCGCACGCTGGCGGTGGCCGCCCTGATCGTGCTCGCGGTCGCGCCCGAAGCGCTGGTGCATCCGAGCTTCCAGATGTCGTTTGCGGCAACGCTCGGCCTGGTGGCGCTGGTGCAGATCGGTATGCCGAACCTGTTTGCCTCGCCCGATCATTCGACGACCGCGCGCATCGCCTTGTGGGGTGGCCGCGAGATCGCGATGCTGTTCCTGGCTTCGCTGATCGCGGGGCTTGCGACCACGCCCTATGCCGCTTTCCACTTCCACCGTGTCACGCCGTTCGGCGTGCTGGCCAATCTCGGCGCGATGCCGGTGGTTTCGGCGCTGGTGATGCCGGCGGGACTGCTCGGACTGCTGGCGGCGCCCTTTGGCCTCGATGGCGTGTTCTGGTGGTTGATGGGGATCGGCATCGACTGGATGGTCGCGGTCGCACGCTGGGTGGCCTCGCTGCCCGGCGCGGTCGGCCGCATCCCGGCCTTCGGTATCGCGCCGCTGATGGCGGCAAGCCTCGGGATCATCGTGATGGGCTTGTTGCGCACGCCTCTGCGCTGGTCCGGTGCGCTGCTGCTGCTGGCTTCCATCGCCTGGGGGATGTCGGTGCGGCAACCCGATATCCTGATTGCCGGGGACGGCGCGAGCGTCGCCGTGCGTAGCAGGGATGGGCACCTTCATGTGATCCGCGCGAGCAAGGACGGCTTTCTGCTCAAGGAATGGTTGGCCGCCGATGCCGATCCGCGCGATGCCGCGAGTAGCTCGCTCGCCGACAGCGTGTCGTGCGACGAGGCCGGCTGTGTGGCGCCGCTCGCCGACGGGAGGTTGGTCGCGCTGTCCCTGCGCATCGATGCGCTGGCTGATGATTGCAGCCGCGCCGCGCTGGTGGTCACGGCGCGGCCCGCGCCGCCCGATTGCGCGGCGATGGTGATCGATCGGCAGCGTCTCACGAGCCAAGGCGCGCTGGCGTTGACGCAGCGCGGTGACGGTTTTGCGGTTCAGGCGGTGAGGGTGAGAGGCACGAGCCGGCCCTGGCTGCCGGCCGGCGCCGGCGAAGGTGATTTCGGTGGCAGCATTGCGCCGAAGACGGCCGCACCCCGCAACCGGGACGCAACGCCGGCGGAGGCCGACCTGCAGGCCGACGATTGA
- a CDS encoding HAD family phosphatase → MTSLCPGSADALLFDLGRVVLDIDFSKAIACWAGHAGCEPDAIVTRYVRDSEAYRLHEVGRISDEDYFQSLRSSLGIGISDAQFLEGWNAIFAGEMPDIAELLPRAAKQMPLYAFSNTNRPHIDYFSKEYAGVLGHFRELYLSSSIGLRKPDAAAFDHVVAAIGVPAGRIVFFDDLAENVEGARACGLTAVHVTSPTDVGSALKALGI, encoded by the coding sequence ATGACCTCGCTCTGTCCCGGCAGCGCCGACGCGCTCCTGTTCGATCTCGGACGCGTGGTGCTCGACATCGATTTCTCCAAGGCGATCGCCTGCTGGGCGGGACATGCCGGCTGCGAGCCCGACGCGATCGTCACGCGCTATGTGCGTGATAGCGAGGCCTACCGGCTGCATGAGGTCGGCAGGATCAGCGACGAGGATTATTTCCAGTCGCTGCGTTCATCGCTCGGGATCGGCATTTCCGATGCGCAGTTTCTGGAGGGCTGGAACGCGATCTTCGCCGGCGAGATGCCTGATATCGCCGAGCTGCTGCCTCGCGCGGCAAAGCAGATGCCGCTCTATGCCTTCTCCAACACCAACCGGCCGCATATCGACTATTTCTCGAAGGAATATGCCGGCGTGCTCGGGCATTTCCGCGAGCTCTATCTGTCGTCCAGCATCGGCCTGCGCAAACCGGACGCGGCGGCGTTCGACCATGTCGTGGCGGCGATTGGCGTGCCGGCTGGCCGAATCGTGTTCTTCGACGACCTTGCCGAGAACGTCGAAGGGGCGCGGGCATGCGGCCTGACTGCCGTGCACGTGACATCGCCGACGGACGTCGGGAGCGCGCTCAAGGCGCTGGGGATTTGA
- the lexA gene encoding transcriptional repressor LexA: MLTRKQYELLRFISERLKESGVPPSFDEMKDALDLRSKSGIHRLITALEERGFIRRLPNRARAIEVIKLPELQAAAGNRRGFTPSVIEGNLGKVRATSSPPADEGERPVAVPVMGRIAAGTPIEALQTRSHTISVPPDMLGSGEHYALEVRGDSMVEAGILDGDMALIQRNESADTGDIVVALIDDEEATLKRFRRRGASIALEPANAAYEVRILPPNRVKIQGKLIGLYRKY; the protein is encoded by the coding sequence ATGTTAACGCGCAAACAGTACGAGCTCCTGCGGTTCATCAGCGAGCGACTTAAGGAAAGCGGCGTGCCGCCCTCGTTCGACGAGATGAAGGATGCGCTCGACCTGCGCTCGAAATCGGGCATCCATCGCCTGATCACCGCGCTCGAGGAGCGCGGCTTCATCCGCCGCCTGCCCAACCGCGCCCGCGCCATCGAGGTGATCAAGCTGCCCGAGCTTCAGGCCGCCGCCGGCAACCGCCGCGGCTTCACGCCGAGCGTCATCGAGGGCAACCTTGGCAAGGTGCGCGCGACCTCCAGCCCGCCCGCGGACGAGGGTGAGCGCCCCGTTGCGGTGCCGGTGATGGGCCGCATCGCGGCCGGTACGCCGATCGAAGCGCTGCAGACCCGCAGCCATACCATCAGCGTACCGCCCGACATGCTCGGCTCGGGTGAACATTACGCGCTCGAAGTGCGCGGCGACTCGATGGTCGAGGCCGGCATCCTCGACGGCGACATGGCGCTGATCCAGCGCAACGAGAGCGCCGATACCGGCGACATCGTGGTGGCTCTGATCGACGACGAGGAAGCGACGCTCAAGCGCTTCCGCCGCCGCGGCGCCTCGATCGCGCTCGAGCCCGCCAACGCCGCCTACGAGGTGCGCATCCTGCCACCTAACCGGGTGAAGATTCAGGGCAAGCTGATCGGGCTGTACCGCAAGTACTGA